The Humulus lupulus chromosome 4, drHumLupu1.1, whole genome shotgun sequence genome has a window encoding:
- the LOC133829916 gene encoding SEED MATURATION PROTEIN 1: MAKSKDDIKYATSQARLTEDEGVRVAYKHGTPLEGGKIADSEPVDLFSCAHKNGQNSDQSSSDTTTQSQLHRHTKTNDEEGGGGGGGGGEEHNTRTGKPPVLGGPK; encoded by the coding sequence ATGGCAAAGAGCAAAGATGACATAAAGTATGCAACTTCACAGGCGAGACTAACTGAGGATGAAGGTGTGAGGGTGGCTTACAAGCATGGAACTCCACTTGAAGGAGGAAAGATTGCTGATTCTGAACCAGTTGATCTCTTCTCATGTGCTCACAAAAATGGTCAAAACAGTGATCAATCTTCTTCAGATACCACCACTCAGTCTCAGCTGCACCGTCATACTAAAACTAATGATGAagaaggtggtggtggtggtggtggtggtggagaaGAACACAACACCAGGACTGGTAAGCCACCAGTTCTTGGGGGGCCTAAATAG
- the LOC133829912 gene encoding putative pentatricopeptide repeat-containing protein At1g64310, protein MCSEFIYVYVFMSSADIGFIAWGVSVAKLLKLWFSPKLKTLFHLPADPALTTYKTSHQIHRVMASSVAGERTSFSTKYVSVNDPVVSVDWLRANIKDPNLEVGPITFETKFQPHLVWTLDQVQSNIENKTHQLIDAQSKPRFDGAVAEPLKGISGHVPGSKCVPFAQVLDASQSLLPAADELKKWFDQEATKKLHALIVKTQLSCDPFYATQMVRLYAIHGDLCSARYVFEKSPNRSVYLWNSIIRAHAQAHRFSETFSLLRSMLTTDIEPDGFTYACVVRSCSERFDMYGVKLIHAVAVVSGLGFDSICSSALVTAYSKLKFVDEASKVFYRIPEPDLVLWNTMISAYGNCGLWYKGLELFHKMQIMGRQPDGYTFVGLLLSLADSSIGQGIHGFCLKHSFDSNVHVGSALVSMYSRCKSMDFAYKVFSGILQPDLVTWSALISGYSQSGQHENAHIYFKKFTLSGKKADSILTASVLAATAEMVDVNRGSEIHAYALKQGLDTDVMVCCALIDMYSKCGFLGLGIQVFEIMPERNIVSYNALMLGYGLHGLASQAFRKFQEILDNGLIPDECTFSALLCSCCHAGLVEDGKHFFRIMKDKFCIQARAEHYVYMVRLLGMNGELEEAYYLIQSLPEPVDHGIWGALLSCCDACGNSRLAEIIGQQLIENNSESRSYKVMLSNIYAGNGRWDDARELRDYKSESQMSKMPGLSWFAGY, encoded by the exons ATGTGTAGTGAATTTATCTATGTCTATGTTTTTATGTCATCTGCAGATATTGGTTTTATAGCTTGGGGAGTCTCTGTTGCAAAATTACTGAAATTGTGGTTTTCTCCAAAG cTGAAAACATTATTTCATTTACCAGCGGACCCTGCCCTCACAACTTATAAAACATCTCATCAGATTCATCGCGTTATGGCTTCCTCAGTGGCAGGGGAAAGAACTAGTTTCTCAACAAAATATGTATCTGTGAATGACCCTGTTGTTTCTGTTGATTGGCTCCGTGCTAACATCAAGGACCCTAACTTGGAG GTTGGTCCAATTACATTTGAGACAAAGTTTCAGCCACATCTTGTGTGGACACTTGACCAG GTTCAAAGTAACATCGAGAACAAGACACACCAACTTATAGATGCTCAATCAAAACCCAG GTTTGATGGAGCTGTTGCAGAACCTCTAAAGGGTATAAGTGGTCATGTTCCTGGAAGCAAATGTGTTCCTTTTGCACAG GTTTTGGATGCATCTCAGTCACTCTTACCGGCGGCAGATGAACTGAAAAAATGGTTCGATCAAGAAG CAACAAAAAAGTTGCATGCTTTGATTGTCAAGACACAACTCTCGTGTGACCCATTTTATGCCACTCAAATGGTTAGATTGTATGCCATTCACGGGGACCTTTGTTCTGCTCGTTACGTGTTTGAGAAAAGTCCCAACCGAAGTGTTTACCTCTGGAATTCCATAATTCGAGCTCACGCTCAAGCCCACAGATTTTCTGAGACTTTTTCTCTGTTGAGAAGTATGTTGACGACTGATATTGAACCTGATGGCTTTACATATGCTTGTGTGGTACGTTCATGCTCTGAGAGATTTGATATGTATGGAGTCAAGCTTATCCATGCAGTTGCCGTGGTTTCTGGCTTAGGATTCGACTCAATCTGTAGTAGTGCACTTGTGACAGCTTATTCAAAGCTAAAGTTTGTTGACGAAGCCAGCAAGGTGTTTTATAGAATACCCGAGCCAGATTTGGTGCTGTGGAATACCATGATTTCTGCTTATGGGAATTGTGGATTATGGTACAAAGGGCTAGAACTCTTCCATAAGATGCAAATTATGGGTAGGCAGCCAGATGGGTATACATTTGTTGGTTTGCTATTGAGCTTGGCAGACTCAAGCATTGGCCAAGGGATACATGGGTTTTGTTTGAAACATAGTTTTGACTCTAATGTTCATGTAGGTAGTGCACTTGTGAGCATGTACTCCAGATGCAAATCAATGGATTTTGCATATAAAGTTTTTAGCGGAATATTACAACCTGATTTAGTTACGTGGTCTGCTTTGATTAGTGGATATTCTCAGTCTGGACAACATGAAAATGCACATATTTACTTTAAGAAATTTACTTTGTCAGGTAAGAAGGCAGATTCCATATTGACTGCCAGTGTTTTAGCAGCTACTGCTGAGATGGTAGATGTGAATCGCGGTAGTGAAATTCATGCTTATGCTCTTAAACAAGGACTTGATACAGATGTCATGGTTTGCTGTGCCCTCATAGACATGTACTCAAAGTGCGGTTTCCTGGGCTTGGGAATTCAGGTTTTTGAGATTATGCCAGAAAGGAATATCGTTTCATACAATGCATTGATGTTAGGCTATGGCTTGCATGGACTTGCCTCCCAGGCCTTTAGAAAATTCCAAGAGATTTTGGATAATGGATTAATCCCTGATGAATGCACTTTCTCTGCTCTGCTTTGCTCTTGCTGCCATGCTGGACTTGTTGAAGATGGGAAACACTTTTTCAGAATAATGAAAGACAAATTTTGCATTCAAGCCAGAGCTGAACATTATGTTTACATGGTGAGACttcttgggatgaatggagagttgGAAGAGGCTTACTATCTGATACAATCTTTGCCAGAACCAGTAGACCATGGCATTTGGGGAGCACTCTTATCATGCTGTGATGCTTGTGGAAATTCCAGGCTAGCAGAAATTATAGGACAACAATTGATAGAAAATAACTCTGAAAGTCGTTCTTACAAAGTGATGCTTTCAAACATTTATGCTGGTAATGGGAGGTGGGATGATGCAAGGGAGCTAAGAGACTACAAAAGTGAAAGCCAAATGTCAAAGATGCCGGGGCTTAGCTGGTTTGCAGGCTATTGA